A window from Mya arenaria isolate MELC-2E11 chromosome 9, ASM2691426v1 encodes these proteins:
- the LOC128203586 gene encoding uncharacterized protein LOC128203586 isoform X1 codes for MDTYFRYHLVSGFAVFGYICAAMYQYGTILVVGPAFENMEVTLKATPFYPWGCDVEWKYMLDGGTTFQTMNGPNIERYLEDGSFFLKWTASIEYNKSVFYAGCSTNTTIRTHMVSLDMTERPSYPVLGRKYPDFNTTKCIYVYKGSDFYCKTENGTDPVQLFLLFGQKSYADDESKGIKGLYRINNVHQQMDGLSRRNVTCQVSYAALETPYEVHGILCNVEKGSLPVLTVPEFLDGENSTAICEVRDAIPAPLIEIRVGNVLLSDAQQIDSFNGSSHTFTSKTTVTKTNQVWDGKEMCCDRKSKDDFGLKDVSVCKNISIRYPPSELSMSVNKIHEYSNNMSVCFLNMSCEMDVSNPPCIIEWSSDNDNLRYVYRNDWTNGQNGSSRFISNVRYNVTADMPGGTITCSTRCGHFPSVSDKSYTVSFSDVPILYLNITSPVALHPNITVIIKCFVVDLNNSEQWTFWWEDANKTVIQNCIKVEQCLLTLNYTGDGDKRYICNTRKSKELLRNSLTVSSSRTDEATTNPAKVVSQQWHLVLYAVAGILLVLLVTTFSVLLFRRCKPRVYETLLRRRKTAVRGQSLQVYDVVQANVATTALHNLGGVSASAIENEHVPSPLDLEENEVRSNVNVSHYDYVDTTSDHRDSRTNAPDANYIHAI; via the exons ATGGATACGTATTTTCGGTATCATTTGGTTTCTGGTTTCG CTGTGTTTGGATACATCTGTGCAGCCATGTACCAGTATGGAACGATATTAGTGGTAGGACCcgcttttgagaacatggaGGTTACACTTAAAGCGACACCTTTCTATCCTTGGGGATGTGACGTAGAATGGAAGTACATGCTGGACGGGGGCACGACATTCCAAACAATGAACGGACCAAATATTGAAAGATATTTGGAAGATGGGTCGTTCTTTTTAAAATGGACGGCTTCAATTGAATACAACAAATCTGTCTTCTACGCCGGATgttcaacaaacacaacaattagAACACACATGGTTTCTTTAGATATGACAG AGCGACCGAGTTATCCAGTCCTCGGTCGAAAGTATCCTGACTTCAACACAACGAAATGCATTTATGTGTATAAAGGTTCCgacttttattgcaaaactgaaAACGGAACAGACCCCGTACAACTGTTTCTTTTATTTGGACAGAAATCATATGCTGATGATGAAAGCAAAGGGATCAAAGGGTTGTACCGAATCAATAACGTTCATCAACAAATGGATGGACTGTCACGACGGAATGTGACATGTCAGGTGTCTTATGCAGCCCTTGAAACACCATACGAAGTGCATGGCATTCTATGTAACGTCG AGAAAGGGAGCCTGCCTGTGCTGACAGTACCTGAATTCCTTGATGGAGAGAATTCGACAGCAATATGTGAAGTGCGCGATGCTATCCCAGCTCCATTAATAGAAATACGTGTTGGCAACGTCTTGCTATCGGATGCTCAACAAATTGATTCATTTAATGGATCTTCCCATACGTTTACTAGCAAAACAACGGTGACAAAGACTAACCAGGTTTGGGATGGAAAAGAAATGTGCTGCGATAGGAAAAGCAAAGATGATTTTGGTCTTAAAGATGTTTCAGTATGCAAAAACATCAGTATCAGAT ATCCACCGTCGGAGCTTTCGATGTCcgtaaacaaaatacatgaatatagtAACAATATGTCAGTCTGTTTCTTAAATATGTCTTGTGAAATGGATGTATCAAATCCGCCTTGCATAATTGAATGGTCAAGCGACAACGATAATTTGAGATATGTTTATAGGAACGATTGGACTAATGGACAAAATGGGAGTTCCCGTTTTATTTCCAACGTGCGTTACAATGTTACTGCAGACATGCCTGGGGGAACTATTACATGCTCAACAAGATGCGGTCATTTCCCTTCTGTTTCAGACAAAAGCTATACCGTGTCGTTTTCTG ATGTTCCGATTCTGTATTTGAACATAACGTCTCCTGTTGCTTTACATCCAAATATTACAGTGATCATTAAATGTTTCGTGGTTGACCTGAATAATTCAGAGCAATGGACTTTTTGGTGGGAAGATGCAAATAAAACTGTAATACAGAATTGTATCAAAGTAGAGCAATGCCTGTTAACATTGAATTATACAGGTGATGGTGATAAGAGGTACATTTGCAACACTCGGAAATCAAAGGAGCTTCTGAGAAATTCCTTGACAGTTTCAAGCTCAAGGACAGATG AAGCAACAACCAACCCTGCAAAAGTTGTATCCCAACAGTGGCATTTGGTGCTTTACGCGGTAGCTGGAATACTTCTAGTTTTACTTGTAACCACATTTTCCGTGCTTCTCTTTCGTCGGTGCAAACCTCGTG TGTATGAAACACTTCTACGCCGAAGAAAAACAGCAGTTAGAGGGCAAAGTTTACAAGTGTATGATGTTGTGCAGGCTAATGTGGCTACAACTGCCCTTCACAATCTA gGAGGTGTGTCTGCAAGTGCTATCGAGAACGAACATGTACCATCACCATTGGATCTGGAAGAAAACGAAGTCCGTTCAAACGTAAATGTTAGCCACTATGACTATGTAGACACCACATCCGACCACAGAGACTCTCGGACAAACGCACCCGATGCAAATTATATTCACGCTATATAA
- the LOC128203586 gene encoding uncharacterized protein LOC128203586 isoform X2, with translation MDTYFRYHLVSGFAVFGYICAAMYQYGTILVVGPAFENMEVTLKATPFYPWGCDVEWKYMLDGGTTFQTMNGPNIERYLEDGSFFLKWTASIEYNKSVFYAGCSTNTTIRTHMVSLDMTERPSYPVLGRKYPDFNTTKCIYVYKGSDFYCKTENGTDPVQLFLLFGQKSYADDESKGIKGLYRINNVHQQMDGLSRRNVTCQVSYAALETPYEVHGILCNVEKGSLPVLTVPEFLDGENSTAICEVRDAIPAPLIEIRVGNVLLSDAQQIDSFNGSSHTFTSKTTVTKTNQVWDGKEMCCDRKSKDDFGLKDVSVCKNISIRYPPSELSMSVNKIHEYSNNMSVCFLNMSCEMDVSNPPCIIEWSSDNDNLRYVYRNDWTNGQNGSSRFISNVRYNVTADMPGGTITCSTRCGHFPSVSDKSYTVSFSGDGDKRYICNTRKSKELLRNSLTVSSSRTDEATTNPAKVVSQQWHLVLYAVAGILLVLLVTTFSVLLFRRCKPRVYETLLRRRKTAVRGQSLQVYDVVQANVATTALHNLGGVSASAIENEHVPSPLDLEENEVRSNVNVSHYDYVDTTSDHRDSRTNAPDANYIHAI, from the exons ATGGATACGTATTTTCGGTATCATTTGGTTTCTGGTTTCG CTGTGTTTGGATACATCTGTGCAGCCATGTACCAGTATGGAACGATATTAGTGGTAGGACCcgcttttgagaacatggaGGTTACACTTAAAGCGACACCTTTCTATCCTTGGGGATGTGACGTAGAATGGAAGTACATGCTGGACGGGGGCACGACATTCCAAACAATGAACGGACCAAATATTGAAAGATATTTGGAAGATGGGTCGTTCTTTTTAAAATGGACGGCTTCAATTGAATACAACAAATCTGTCTTCTACGCCGGATgttcaacaaacacaacaattagAACACACATGGTTTCTTTAGATATGACAG AGCGACCGAGTTATCCAGTCCTCGGTCGAAAGTATCCTGACTTCAACACAACGAAATGCATTTATGTGTATAAAGGTTCCgacttttattgcaaaactgaaAACGGAACAGACCCCGTACAACTGTTTCTTTTATTTGGACAGAAATCATATGCTGATGATGAAAGCAAAGGGATCAAAGGGTTGTACCGAATCAATAACGTTCATCAACAAATGGATGGACTGTCACGACGGAATGTGACATGTCAGGTGTCTTATGCAGCCCTTGAAACACCATACGAAGTGCATGGCATTCTATGTAACGTCG AGAAAGGGAGCCTGCCTGTGCTGACAGTACCTGAATTCCTTGATGGAGAGAATTCGACAGCAATATGTGAAGTGCGCGATGCTATCCCAGCTCCATTAATAGAAATACGTGTTGGCAACGTCTTGCTATCGGATGCTCAACAAATTGATTCATTTAATGGATCTTCCCATACGTTTACTAGCAAAACAACGGTGACAAAGACTAACCAGGTTTGGGATGGAAAAGAAATGTGCTGCGATAGGAAAAGCAAAGATGATTTTGGTCTTAAAGATGTTTCAGTATGCAAAAACATCAGTATCAGAT ATCCACCGTCGGAGCTTTCGATGTCcgtaaacaaaatacatgaatatagtAACAATATGTCAGTCTGTTTCTTAAATATGTCTTGTGAAATGGATGTATCAAATCCGCCTTGCATAATTGAATGGTCAAGCGACAACGATAATTTGAGATATGTTTATAGGAACGATTGGACTAATGGACAAAATGGGAGTTCCCGTTTTATTTCCAACGTGCGTTACAATGTTACTGCAGACATGCCTGGGGGAACTATTACATGCTCAACAAGATGCGGTCATTTCCCTTCTGTTTCAGACAAAAGCTATACCGTGTCGTTTTCTG GTGATGGTGATAAGAGGTACATTTGCAACACTCGGAAATCAAAGGAGCTTCTGAGAAATTCCTTGACAGTTTCAAGCTCAAGGACAGATG AAGCAACAACCAACCCTGCAAAAGTTGTATCCCAACAGTGGCATTTGGTGCTTTACGCGGTAGCTGGAATACTTCTAGTTTTACTTGTAACCACATTTTCCGTGCTTCTCTTTCGTCGGTGCAAACCTCGTG TGTATGAAACACTTCTACGCCGAAGAAAAACAGCAGTTAGAGGGCAAAGTTTACAAGTGTATGATGTTGTGCAGGCTAATGTGGCTACAACTGCCCTTCACAATCTA gGAGGTGTGTCTGCAAGTGCTATCGAGAACGAACATGTACCATCACCATTGGATCTGGAAGAAAACGAAGTCCGTTCAAACGTAAATGTTAGCCACTATGACTATGTAGACACCACATCCGACCACAGAGACTCTCGGACAAACGCACCCGATGCAAATTATATTCACGCTATATAA